One window from the genome of Mumia sp. ZJ1417 encodes:
- a CDS encoding NmrA family transcriptional regulator, with the protein MFSTHDAPVLVVGGAGKSARRVASRLDSLGVPVRAVSRTTAIPFDWSDPSTWDAALDGITAAYLSYAPDLAFPGAADQIADLARRLADHRIERVVLLSGRGEAGARAAELSLLDAVPTARVVSCSFFVQNFTEGVFAYDVQAGELAIPVPTDVPEPFVDLEDVADVAVAALRDDTYAGEVLELTGPEAMTFGEACASVGAALGHPVSLRAISVEEFVASVVAAGEPAEVAYGLAELFAEVLDGRNVATTDTIARVLGRPSTSMSAAAQRDVAQLAH; encoded by the coding sequence ATGTTCAGCACTCACGACGCTCCCGTCCTCGTCGTCGGCGGAGCCGGCAAGTCCGCCCGCCGCGTCGCCTCCCGACTCGACTCTCTCGGCGTCCCCGTCCGCGCGGTGTCCCGTACGACGGCCATCCCGTTCGACTGGTCGGACCCGTCGACGTGGGACGCCGCCCTCGACGGCATCACGGCCGCCTATCTCTCGTACGCGCCCGACCTCGCCTTTCCCGGCGCCGCCGACCAGATCGCCGATCTCGCCCGCCGGCTTGCCGACCACCGGATCGAGCGCGTCGTCCTGCTCTCGGGCCGCGGCGAGGCCGGTGCCCGAGCGGCGGAGCTCTCGCTGCTCGACGCCGTTCCGACCGCACGGGTCGTCAGCTGCTCGTTCTTCGTGCAGAACTTCACCGAGGGCGTCTTCGCGTACGACGTACAGGCGGGCGAACTCGCGATCCCCGTCCCTACGGACGTCCCCGAGCCGTTCGTCGACCTCGAGGACGTCGCCGACGTCGCGGTCGCGGCGCTGCGCGACGACACCTATGCGGGTGAGGTGCTCGAGCTGACCGGACCCGAAGCGATGACGTTCGGCGAGGCGTGCGCGTCCGTCGGCGCCGCGCTCGGCCACCCCGTGAGCCTGCGCGCGATCTCCGTCGAGGAGTTCGTGGCGTCCGTCGTCGCGGCGGGCGAGCCTGCCGAGGTGGCGTACGGGCTGGCAGAGCTCTTCGCCGAGGTCTTGGATGGCCGCAACGTCGCCACCACCGACACGATCGCGCGCGTGCTGGGCCGACCTTCGACGTCCATGAGCGCTGCTGCACAGCGAGACGTCGCCCAGCTCGCGCACTGA
- a CDS encoding NUDIX domain-containing protein has product MPIPPYVAALRTRIGTDLLWLPGVTAVVLDDDGGQILLGRRADSGEWALLSGILDPGEEPAVGIVREVREETGVDVVVEALAAVTVTERLRYPNGDESQYLDLCFVCRPVDAESAQRAHAADDESLEVAWFAVDEIPDVFAATSAVRLDRTLDFMLAPARGPWFGRAQNG; this is encoded by the coding sequence GTGCCGATCCCTCCGTACGTCGCCGCGCTCCGTACCCGCATCGGGACCGACCTGCTCTGGCTCCCGGGCGTGACGGCGGTGGTGCTCGACGACGACGGCGGCCAGATCCTGCTGGGTCGACGTGCCGACTCCGGCGAGTGGGCACTGCTCAGCGGCATTCTCGACCCGGGTGAGGAGCCGGCCGTCGGGATCGTGCGCGAGGTGCGGGAGGAGACGGGCGTCGACGTCGTGGTCGAGGCGCTCGCGGCGGTGACGGTCACGGAGAGGCTGCGCTATCCGAACGGCGACGAGTCTCAGTACCTCGACCTGTGCTTCGTGTGCCGTCCGGTCGACGCCGAGTCGGCACAGCGCGCCCACGCCGCGGACGACGAGTCGCTCGAGGTCGCATGGTTCGCGGTCGACGAGATCCCCGACGTGTTCGCGGCGACGTCCGCGGTCCGCCTCGACCGCACGCTCGACTTCATGCTCGCGCCTGCCCGCGGCCCGTGGTTCGGCCGCGCTCAGAACGGATGA
- a CDS encoding DUF1707 domain-containing protein, giving the protein MDPFDPRDLRASDPDRERIADILRDAASEGRLEPDELGERLDQTYQAKTFRDLEALVADLPADTPLPSPAATAGPAQVQGELTLTAMLSDVKRSGSWTVPPRITVSPAMGNVKLDFREARCPHRVVEIEVKGGTGNLVLIPPPGWAVDVDDLRSGWGTIKNKRGGDPAPDGVLIRVTGGIGMGTLIARNAYFYEKG; this is encoded by the coding sequence ATGGACCCCTTCGACCCGCGCGACCTGCGGGCCAGCGATCCTGACCGCGAACGCATCGCCGACATCCTGCGCGACGCGGCCAGCGAGGGCCGGCTCGAGCCGGACGAGCTCGGGGAGCGCCTCGACCAGACGTACCAGGCGAAGACGTTCCGAGACCTCGAGGCACTCGTGGCCGACCTGCCGGCCGACACGCCGTTGCCGTCACCGGCCGCCACGGCGGGGCCGGCTCAGGTGCAGGGCGAGCTCACGCTCACGGCGATGCTCAGCGACGTCAAGCGTTCGGGGTCATGGACGGTCCCGCCGCGGATCACCGTCTCGCCAGCGATGGGCAACGTCAAGCTCGACTTCCGTGAGGCCCGCTGCCCGCACCGCGTCGTCGAGATCGAGGTCAAGGGCGGCACCGGCAACCTCGTCCTGATCCCGCCGCCGGGATGGGCCGTCGATGTCGACGACCTGCGCAGCGGGTGGGGGACGATCAAGAACAAGCGCGGCGGCGATCCCGCGCCCGACGGCGTCCTGATCAGAGTCACCGGCGGCATCGGGATGGGGACCCTGATCGCACGCAACGCCTACTTCTACGAGAAGGGCTGA
- a CDS encoding AraC family transcriptional regulator has product MDIVGGLLDGPRADGAFLLRSVFAPPWSLRIRDRAPLSAVVVAQGSAWVVTATGAPTLLEPGDLALLRGPDPYTIADDPQTPPQVFVEPGQHCVDASGRSMSEEMLLGLRTWGNAADGATMLVTGTYERASAVSERLLRALPPIVVLRRGEWSSDLVALLCAEMQRDVPGQEVFLDRLLDLVVLAAVRTWLADQEDAAPGWYRASADPVVGPALQELHRRVAEPWTVASLAAHTQVSRAVLARRFSAVVGEPPMAYLTSLRLALAADLLERTDRTLTAIAREVGYASPFALSAAFSRERGLSPTAYRSQGQVRAAAR; this is encoded by the coding sequence GTGGACATCGTCGGAGGGCTCCTCGACGGCCCGCGCGCGGACGGGGCGTTCCTGCTGCGCTCGGTCTTCGCGCCGCCCTGGTCGCTGCGGATCCGCGACCGCGCGCCGCTGTCGGCCGTCGTGGTCGCGCAAGGGTCGGCGTGGGTCGTCACCGCGACCGGCGCGCCGACGCTGCTCGAGCCCGGCGACCTCGCGCTGCTGCGCGGCCCCGACCCGTACACGATCGCCGACGACCCGCAGACACCTCCGCAGGTCTTCGTCGAGCCCGGCCAGCACTGCGTCGACGCCTCCGGTCGGTCGATGTCCGAGGAGATGCTGCTCGGCCTTCGGACGTGGGGCAACGCGGCCGACGGCGCGACGATGCTCGTCACCGGCACGTACGAGCGTGCGTCCGCGGTGAGCGAGCGACTGCTGCGCGCGCTGCCGCCGATCGTCGTGCTGCGACGCGGCGAGTGGAGCTCCGACCTCGTCGCGCTGCTGTGCGCGGAGATGCAGCGCGACGTCCCGGGGCAGGAGGTCTTCCTCGACCGCCTGCTCGACCTCGTCGTCCTCGCCGCCGTACGCACGTGGCTCGCCGACCAGGAGGACGCGGCTCCGGGGTGGTACCGCGCCTCCGCCGACCCCGTCGTCGGTCCGGCCTTGCAAGAGCTGCACCGGCGTGTCGCGGAGCCGTGGACGGTCGCGTCGCTCGCGGCCCACACCCAGGTCTCCCGCGCGGTGCTGGCGCGACGCTTCTCTGCGGTGGTCGGCGAGCCACCGATGGCCTACCTGACGAGCCTGCGACTCGCGCTCGCTGCCGACCTGCTCGAGCGGACGGACCGGACGCTGACCGCGATCGCGCGCGAGGTCGGCTACGCGTCTCCGTTCGCGCTCAGCGCCGCGTTCTCGCGCGAGCGCGGCCTCAGTCCGACGGCGTACCGGTCGCAGGGACAGGTGCGAGCCGCGGCTCGGTGA
- a CDS encoding alpha/beta hydrolase, translating into MPARLLPVRVPRSATGAVLVLHGGGSREDGAIVSRFQPSVVRMVPVAWRLARVGHGTLAVYRLLNSHRGWDEGQSPLDDVRWGLGEVRDRHEGVPVGLVGHSLGGRAALLSAGEPSVHSVVALAPWVYADDGTKVDPRGRHLMVVHGTEDHVSDLGRAERVVDALRRSAQAGLVLVEGGTHGMLRRRGRFESLAADFVAATMLDRAPTEPAVRDVLDGAARVLV; encoded by the coding sequence ATGCCCGCGCGCCTCCTTCCGGTCCGTGTCCCGCGCTCTGCGACCGGAGCCGTGCTGGTGCTCCACGGCGGCGGCAGCCGCGAGGACGGCGCGATCGTCAGCCGCTTCCAGCCGTCGGTGGTGCGGATGGTCCCCGTGGCCTGGCGGCTCGCGCGGGTCGGCCACGGAACCCTCGCGGTCTACCGCCTCCTGAACTCCCACCGTGGATGGGACGAGGGTCAGAGCCCGCTCGACGACGTGCGGTGGGGGCTCGGGGAGGTCCGGGACCGCCACGAGGGCGTTCCTGTCGGGCTCGTCGGGCACTCGTTGGGAGGGCGCGCGGCGCTGCTCTCGGCTGGCGAACCGTCGGTCCACTCGGTCGTCGCTCTTGCCCCATGGGTCTACGCCGACGACGGAACGAAGGTCGATCCTCGGGGGCGTCATCTCATGGTCGTCCACGGGACCGAGGACCACGTCTCCGACCTCGGCCGCGCAGAACGGGTCGTCGACGCGTTGCGGCGGTCCGCCCAGGCGGGCCTCGTGCTGGTGGAGGGTGGGACCCACGGGATGCTCCGCCGTCGAGGTCGGTTCGAGTCCCTCGCCGCCGACTTCGTCGCTGCGACGATGCTCGACCGCGCGCCCACCGAGCCTGCGGTGCGTGACGTCCTCGACGGTGCCGCTCGCGTCCTCGTCTGA
- a CDS encoding LysE family transporter, which translates to MFGSFVAGAAAGYAIAIPVGAITTYLVMLGARHGWRVAAAGGLGVATADGLYATVALTIGAVMAPVIVAVQTPLTWISVVVLAGVGVALALPALRSAPARTAAADTSLTTARRAYVVVLGLTIINPATVVYFAALVAGSSFGSFDTLPERAAFVAGAFLASVSWQLFVAGAGASLGRILTGPTGQRATALLGGAVVIALAVKTGLGA; encoded by the coding sequence GTGTTCGGGTCCTTCGTCGCAGGTGCTGCCGCCGGGTACGCGATCGCGATCCCGGTCGGCGCCATCACGACCTACCTGGTGATGCTCGGCGCTCGGCACGGTTGGCGGGTCGCCGCGGCGGGAGGTCTGGGCGTCGCGACGGCCGACGGCCTGTACGCGACGGTCGCCCTGACAATCGGCGCGGTCATGGCGCCGGTGATCGTGGCCGTGCAGACGCCGCTGACCTGGATCTCGGTGGTCGTGCTCGCCGGCGTCGGTGTGGCGCTCGCCCTTCCCGCACTGCGGTCCGCCCCCGCGCGCACAGCGGCAGCGGACACGTCGTTGACGACGGCCCGCCGTGCGTACGTGGTCGTCCTCGGACTCACGATCATCAACCCGGCGACCGTCGTCTACTTCGCCGCGCTCGTCGCCGGGTCGTCGTTCGGCTCGTTCGACACCCTGCCCGAGCGGGCCGCGTTCGTCGCAGGTGCCTTCCTTGCGTCCGTGAGCTGGCAGCTGTTCGTCGCCGGGGCAGGCGCGTCGCTCGGCCGGATCCTCACCGGGCCGACCGGGCAGCGGGCGACGGCGCTCCTCGGCGGCGCCGTCGTCATCGCTCTCGCCGTCAAGACCGGGCTCGGGGCATGA
- a CDS encoding response regulator transcription factor, translated as MNGTIRVLLVDDEPLVRRGLRAILESDPEIEVVGEAGDGAAALASARSLSPDVVCMDVRMPDVDGIRATELVLTLDPAPRVLVVTTFESDDHVFDALRAGASGFLLKRADADQVVAAVRAVAAGESLLFPESVRRIALRHGTARISYGGPALTPREAEVLALVARGMSNPEIATALVVGVETVRTHVANVLAKLGARDRTQAVVIAYETGLVAAGR; from the coding sequence ATGAACGGGACGATCCGGGTCCTGCTGGTCGACGACGAGCCCCTCGTACGGCGGGGCCTGCGGGCGATCCTCGAGAGCGATCCAGAGATCGAGGTCGTGGGTGAGGCGGGCGACGGCGCGGCCGCTCTGGCTTCTGCCCGGTCGCTCTCGCCGGACGTGGTGTGCATGGACGTGCGCATGCCTGACGTCGATGGCATCCGTGCGACCGAGCTCGTGCTCACGCTGGACCCGGCGCCTCGCGTGCTGGTGGTGACGACCTTCGAGAGCGACGACCACGTCTTCGACGCGCTGCGAGCCGGCGCCTCGGGGTTCTTGCTCAAGCGCGCCGATGCCGACCAGGTCGTCGCCGCGGTGCGCGCGGTGGCAGCCGGCGAGAGCCTGCTGTTCCCCGAGTCCGTACGCCGGATCGCCCTGCGACACGGCACGGCCCGGATCTCGTACGGTGGGCCCGCGCTGACACCGCGGGAAGCCGAGGTCCTCGCGCTCGTCGCGCGGGGAATGTCCAACCCGGAGATCGCCACGGCGCTCGTCGTGGGGGTCGAGACGGTCCGCACCCATGTGGCCAACGTCCTGGCCAAACTCGGCGCCCGCGACCGCACTCAAGCGGTCGTGATCGCGTACGAGACGGGCCTCGTCGCCGCGGGCCGCTAG
- a CDS encoding M14 family metallopeptidase yields MRRPVAIVFTAALVGGLLAAVPAAASPPASPSADSPPGDLEIYTATVDAKGLDLLGEAGVDRGHDVVAPTGDGKAKVEVVLPTGEAAKLVEQGVPLKLKKIDGVKATTLSARQSAAGYEVFTSYSEAGGIRDDMVATTRAYPKLTKLVKAGKSGTGQDILAVKVGKNASKTKDGSKPAVLYGAAQHAREWITPEMVQRLMHHMLDQYGKDRRITKILDTTELWFLPVQNPDGYDFTFTEGNREWRKTVRDNNGDGQVTVGDGVDMNRNFPFKWGYDNEGSSPQPFSDTYRGPEPASEPETQATVGLVDKVGFEFFVNYHSAAELLLYGTGWQVDTPTPDDEIYTALAGNDANSAIPGYDPDISAELYTTNGDTDGHTHEEQGTLAFTPEMATCATASAVDPDDEWEPEACTSVFAFPDDEELVQAEFEKNIPFALSLAESAHDPDDPKSSIGQRVKDIRPDAFTTSYGTKQTVAVTAKRKLKGLLMTYKINGRIRGITPMKEWKGGEKYGGENDKHYAEYRAAVKGQKPGDKVEVIFTGLNVKPLRSAKESFSYTVASDIGGDVLILAAEDYTGASPAQTGGPNAVAAYAAALDDAGFSTDVYDIDANGRKAPHDLGVLSHYDAVVWQTGNDIIPRNVGQPGGSAAKWGYDTELRVRDYLNDGGKVLIAGKYALYAQAADGSYYYHPDEETAGSCTTPGAYPCLPMGNDFLQYWLGSYQYVDNGGTRDDGTAFALSGDEDGPFAGFAAQLDATQDHTGAFVATSSFLPADEFPQFASSAPLSWLRGFGDPYSPYTGEWFMSAGSADQSYKRLATTVDLTGATSGSVDFKFSADVEADWDALFVEVRPVGTDDWTTLPDTGGTSDTTQSTGDSCTSGWVAEIHPQLGHYMNAACEPTGTTGEWNAFSGNSAGWQDWKADLSAYAGQEVEVAIVYATDWGTTNLGVWIDDASVTVGGATVSDTSFESDLGDWTVPGAPAGSPGNPNDWERGQQSVDEGAAVMTDDSVLFGFGLEGLDADARSDLLGRSLDALLE; encoded by the coding sequence ATGAGACGTCCTGTAGCGATCGTGTTCACCGCCGCACTCGTCGGAGGGCTCCTGGCAGCCGTTCCGGCCGCCGCGTCTCCACCAGCGTCACCGTCCGCGGACTCCCCGCCAGGTGACCTCGAGATCTATACGGCCACAGTCGATGCGAAGGGACTCGACCTCCTCGGCGAGGCCGGGGTCGACCGCGGACACGATGTGGTTGCACCGACCGGTGACGGCAAGGCGAAGGTCGAGGTCGTCCTCCCGACCGGCGAGGCCGCCAAGCTCGTGGAACAGGGCGTGCCGCTGAAGCTCAAGAAGATCGACGGGGTCAAGGCCACCACCCTCTCCGCACGCCAGTCCGCCGCGGGCTACGAGGTGTTCACCTCCTACAGCGAGGCCGGCGGCATCCGTGACGACATGGTCGCCACCACACGGGCCTACCCGAAGCTGACCAAGCTTGTGAAGGCCGGCAAGTCTGGCACCGGCCAGGACATCCTCGCCGTCAAGGTCGGCAAGAACGCGAGCAAGACCAAGGACGGCAGCAAGCCGGCCGTCCTCTACGGCGCCGCCCAGCACGCGCGCGAGTGGATCACGCCCGAGATGGTCCAGCGCCTCATGCACCACATGCTCGACCAGTACGGCAAGGACCGCCGGATCACCAAGATCCTCGACACCACCGAGCTGTGGTTCCTGCCCGTCCAGAACCCCGACGGCTACGACTTCACCTTCACCGAGGGCAACCGCGAGTGGCGCAAGACGGTGCGGGACAACAACGGCGACGGTCAGGTCACCGTGGGTGACGGCGTCGACATGAACCGCAACTTCCCGTTCAAGTGGGGCTACGACAACGAGGGCAGCTCGCCGCAGCCCTTCAGCGACACCTACCGCGGCCCGGAGCCGGCCTCGGAGCCCGAGACGCAGGCGACCGTCGGCCTTGTCGACAAGGTCGGGTTCGAGTTCTTCGTCAACTACCACTCGGCCGCAGAGCTGCTGCTCTACGGCACCGGGTGGCAGGTCGACACCCCGACGCCGGACGACGAGATCTACACCGCGCTCGCCGGCAACGACGCCAACTCGGCGATCCCCGGATACGACCCGGACATCTCCGCCGAGCTCTACACCACCAACGGCGACACCGACGGCCACACCCACGAGGAGCAGGGCACGCTCGCGTTCACGCCGGAGATGGCGACCTGCGCGACGGCCAGTGCGGTCGATCCTGACGACGAGTGGGAGCCCGAGGCATGTACGAGCGTCTTCGCGTTCCCGGACGACGAGGAGCTCGTCCAGGCGGAGTTCGAGAAGAACATCCCGTTCGCCCTGTCGCTCGCGGAGTCGGCGCACGACCCGGACGACCCGAAGTCTTCGATCGGCCAGCGGGTCAAGGACATTCGGCCCGACGCGTTCACGACCTCGTACGGCACGAAGCAGACCGTCGCGGTCACGGCCAAGCGCAAGCTCAAGGGCCTGCTCATGACGTACAAGATCAACGGGCGCATCCGCGGCATCACTCCGATGAAGGAGTGGAAGGGCGGCGAGAAGTACGGCGGCGAGAACGACAAGCACTACGCCGAGTACCGCGCCGCGGTGAAGGGACAGAAGCCTGGCGACAAGGTCGAGGTGATCTTCACCGGCCTCAACGTGAAGCCGCTGCGCAGCGCGAAGGAGTCCTTCTCCTACACGGTCGCCAGCGACATCGGCGGTGACGTGCTGATCCTCGCCGCCGAGGACTACACCGGCGCATCACCGGCCCAGACCGGCGGACCGAACGCCGTCGCCGCGTACGCAGCGGCGCTGGACGATGCCGGCTTCAGCACCGACGTGTACGACATCGACGCCAACGGCCGGAAGGCACCGCACGACCTCGGCGTCCTGTCGCACTACGACGCGGTCGTCTGGCAGACGGGCAACGACATCATCCCGCGCAACGTCGGCCAGCCCGGCGGTTCCGCGGCGAAGTGGGGCTACGACACCGAGCTCCGGGTCCGCGACTACCTCAACGACGGCGGCAAGGTGCTGATCGCCGGCAAGTACGCGCTCTACGCACAGGCGGCGGACGGCTCGTACTACTACCACCCCGACGAGGAGACGGCCGGCTCGTGCACGACGCCGGGCGCCTACCCGTGCCTGCCGATGGGCAACGACTTCCTCCAGTACTGGCTGGGGTCGTACCAGTACGTCGACAACGGTGGCACGCGCGACGACGGGACGGCGTTCGCGCTGTCGGGCGACGAGGACGGGCCGTTCGCCGGATTCGCCGCCCAGCTCGACGCGACGCAGGACCACACGGGCGCTTTCGTTGCGACGTCGTCCTTCCTGCCGGCCGACGAGTTCCCGCAGTTCGCGTCCAGCGCTCCGCTGTCGTGGCTGCGCGGGTTCGGCGACCCGTACTCGCCGTACACCGGCGAGTGGTTCATGAGCGCAGGCTCGGCCGACCAGTCGTACAAGCGGCTCGCAACGACGGTCGACCTGACCGGGGCGACGTCGGGCTCGGTCGACTTCAAGTTCAGTGCCGACGTCGAGGCCGACTGGGACGCACTGTTCGTCGAGGTGCGCCCGGTCGGGACCGACGACTGGACGACGCTGCCGGACACCGGCGGCACCTCCGACACCACGCAGAGCACCGGTGACAGCTGCACCTCGGGCTGGGTCGCCGAGATCCATCCGCAGCTTGGCCACTACATGAACGCAGCTTGCGAGCCCACCGGCACCACGGGCGAGTGGAACGCGTTCAGCGGCAACTCTGCCGGCTGGCAGGACTGGAAGGCCGACCTGTCGGCCTACGCCGGCCAGGAGGTCGAGGTCGCGATCGTCTACGCCACCGACTGGGGCACCACCAACCTCGGCGTGTGGATCGACGACGCGAGCGTCACCGTGGGCGGCGCGACCGTCAGCGACACGTCGTTCGAGTCCGACCTCGGTGACTGGACGGTGCCAGGCGCACCGGCTGGTTCGCCGGGCAACCCGAACGACTGGGAGCGCGGTCAGCAGTCGGTCGACGAGGGCGCAGCCGTCATGACCGACGACTCGGTGCTGTTCGGCTTCGGGCTCGAGGGCCTCGACGCCGACGCACGGAGCGACCTCCTCGGGAGGTCCCTGGACGCGCTGCTGGAGTAG
- a CDS encoding putative protein N(5)-glutamine methyltransferase: MNSVGDDLVARLRAVGSVFAEDEARILTASASSPVELEEWTERRLAGEPLEHVVGWAEFGGLRILVGPGVFVPRVRTEALARRAAALTAEGGRVLDLCCGSGAVGAVVAQLRPDVRVVAADIEPAAVAYARRNLRPEDVFEGDLYDALPDDLRGSIDVIAVNAPYVPTEAIAWMPPEARDHEPLVALDGGVDGVDVHRRLAAEAPEWLAPGGHALIETSTSQVPWTALALARHGLHAHVADHDDEIGTAVVAGVPVRQDLPVEALPPLEFAFPGPLRDRLAGLVLSGAKTTTTSLVVELFAEVGAEPAGEPEGMPAVGERWRVIDSAGETLCVVETTDLRIVPLGEVDLRHALDEGEGDETLAQWRASHEGFWNGSDMRAFLGDPDFRVDDETLVVLERFRVVVDQPFS, encoded by the coding sequence ATGAACTCGGTTGGCGACGACCTCGTCGCGCGTCTGCGTGCTGTCGGCTCGGTGTTCGCCGAGGACGAGGCGCGCATCCTCACCGCCTCGGCGTCCAGCCCGGTCGAGCTCGAGGAGTGGACGGAGCGTCGCCTCGCGGGTGAGCCGCTCGAGCACGTCGTCGGCTGGGCGGAGTTCGGCGGGCTGCGCATCCTCGTCGGCCCCGGCGTGTTCGTCCCGCGGGTGCGGACGGAGGCCCTCGCCCGCCGTGCCGCCGCGCTGACGGCCGAGGGCGGGAGGGTGCTCGACCTGTGCTGCGGCTCCGGTGCCGTCGGCGCGGTCGTTGCGCAGCTGCGCCCGGACGTCCGGGTCGTGGCCGCCGACATCGAGCCGGCTGCGGTCGCGTACGCGCGCCGCAACCTCCGGCCCGAGGATGTCTTCGAGGGCGACCTGTACGACGCGCTCCCCGACGATCTGCGCGGCAGCATCGACGTGATCGCGGTCAACGCCCCGTACGTCCCGACCGAGGCGATCGCGTGGATGCCGCCCGAGGCGCGCGACCACGAGCCGCTCGTCGCGCTCGACGGTGGAGTCGATGGTGTCGACGTGCACCGGCGGCTCGCCGCCGAGGCCCCGGAGTGGCTCGCACCGGGTGGCCACGCCCTCATCGAGACGAGCACGTCTCAGGTCCCGTGGACGGCGCTGGCGCTGGCCCGCCACGGGCTGCACGCGCACGTGGCCGACCACGACGACGAGATCGGTACGGCGGTGGTGGCCGGGGTCCCCGTACGCCAGGATCTGCCCGTCGAAGCGTTGCCGCCGTTGGAGTTCGCGTTCCCCGGTCCGCTGCGTGACCGGTTGGCAGGGCTCGTGCTGTCCGGTGCGAAGACGACCACGACGTCGTTGGTGGTCGAGCTCTTCGCAGAGGTGGGTGCGGAGCCGGCCGGTGAGCCGGAGGGGATGCCCGCGGTCGGTGAGCGCTGGCGGGTCATCGACTCTGCCGGTGAGACGCTGTGCGTCGTCGAGACCACCGACCTGCGCATCGTGCCGCTCGGCGAGGTGGACCTGCGCCACGCGCTCGACGAGGGGGAGGGCGACGAGACGCTCGCTCAGTGGCGCGCAAGCCACGAGGGCTTCTGGAACGGATCCGACATGCGGGCGTTCCTGGGTGACCCCGACTTCCGGGTCGACGACGAGACGCTGGTGGTGCTGGAGCGGTTCCGCGTCGTCGTCGATCAGCCCTTCTCGTAG
- a CDS encoding GNAT family N-acetyltransferase yields MPFDIRDATSADAPACAAIYAPYVRDTAITFETEPPTVTGMASRIAAAQQRHAWLVLCEGGEVTGYAYGTEFKSRAAYAWSCEVSVYLAQGHQPRSGAGRALYEALLPRLAGRGFRTLLAGITLPNAASLGLHSALGFQPVGTLRKIGLKHNAWHDVAWMQRSVGDDSGVPVGAEV; encoded by the coding sequence ATGCCGTTCGACATCCGTGATGCGACCAGCGCCGACGCCCCCGCATGCGCCGCGATCTACGCTCCGTACGTCCGCGACACGGCGATCACCTTCGAGACCGAGCCGCCGACCGTCACCGGGATGGCCTCACGCATCGCGGCCGCGCAACAACGCCACGCGTGGCTGGTGCTGTGCGAGGGCGGCGAGGTGACCGGCTACGCGTACGGCACGGAGTTCAAGTCCCGTGCGGCGTACGCGTGGTCGTGCGAGGTGAGCGTCTACCTCGCCCAGGGTCACCAGCCGCGCTCGGGCGCCGGACGCGCGCTTTACGAGGCGCTGCTGCCACGGCTCGCCGGCCGCGGGTTCCGCACGCTGCTCGCCGGGATCACGCTGCCGAACGCCGCGAGCCTCGGGCTGCACTCCGCGCTCGGGTTCCAGCCGGTCGGCACGCTGCGCAAGATCGGCTTGAAGCACAACGCGTGGCACGACGTCGCCTGGATGCAGCGGTCGGTCGGCGACGACTCAGGCGTTCCGGTGGGCGCAGAGGTCTAG